A genomic stretch from Candidatus Nitrotoga arctica includes:
- a CDS encoding efflux transporter outer membrane subunit, producing MIKTNNIICVLVFLSLTGCAVGPDYKKPDVIPPTTFKEEANHWKLAEPRDHTPRGKWWEVYGDIQLNALVQQVAISNQNIHSAEAQYRQALALLGAARARYFPTVTGNFAHTRGQGTSSTNSGVTIPGNPTAAITDTNRLLMSASWEVDLWGRIGRTVELNQASAEASAADLQSALLSVQSTLVQTYFQLRINDAQRKLLEQTTIAYKRSLQITQNRYEAGIAGRSDVVQADTQLKSTQAQAIDLGVQRAQFEHAIAVLIGKAPSNFFLKPSSILPNLPEFPAGLPSELLERRPDIAAAERRIQAANAQIGVTQAAFFPSLILGASTGYQSSLLSNLISLPRRVWSLGPTIAATVFDGGLRSSQKEQAIALFDKSVADYRQIVLAGFQEVEDNLSTLRILSEEAKVQLEARQSAQESVTLFNNQYIAGTVSYLNVVTAQATALDADIRSLNIIGRSLVANAALLKALGGDWRERSI from the coding sequence TTGATAAAAACTAACAATATCATTTGTGTGCTGGTATTTTTAAGCCTGACCGGATGTGCCGTGGGACCCGACTACAAAAAACCTGATGTCATACCTCCAACCACTTTCAAGGAAGAGGCAAATCATTGGAAATTGGCAGAACCGCGGGATCACACTCCGCGCGGTAAATGGTGGGAAGTATATGGTGACATCCAGCTGAATGCGCTTGTACAACAAGTAGCAATCTCCAACCAAAATATACATAGCGCCGAAGCGCAATACCGGCAGGCACTCGCTCTTCTGGGTGCTGCGCGTGCACGTTACTTCCCTACAGTGACCGGAAACTTTGCTCATACTCGGGGACAAGGCACAAGCTCAACCAATTCTGGGGTAACAATTCCAGGTAATCCCACCGCAGCGATTACCGATACGAACCGGTTATTAATGAGTGCCAGCTGGGAGGTCGATTTGTGGGGACGAATAGGGCGCACTGTTGAATTAAATCAAGCTTCAGCTGAAGCCAGTGCTGCCGACCTGCAATCAGCATTGCTAAGTGTTCAATCTACGTTGGTACAGACTTACTTTCAATTGCGTATCAATGATGCACAACGTAAATTACTGGAACAAACAACCATAGCCTATAAGCGGTCGCTTCAAATTACTCAAAATCGCTATGAAGCTGGCATTGCAGGACGTTCTGATGTTGTTCAAGCAGATACACAATTAAAATCTACTCAAGCTCAGGCGATAGATCTGGGTGTGCAGAGGGCACAGTTTGAGCATGCGATCGCCGTGCTGATCGGTAAAGCCCCGTCCAATTTTTTTCTAAAACCTAGTTCAATCTTGCCAAATTTGCCAGAATTTCCTGCGGGCCTTCCGTCAGAATTGCTGGAGCGGCGCCCCGATATTGCCGCAGCGGAACGTCGCATTCAGGCTGCGAATGCCCAGATTGGCGTTACTCAAGCTGCATTTTTTCCATCTCTCATACTTGGCGCCTCAACTGGTTATCAAAGTTCACTGCTTTCCAATTTAATATCCTTGCCAAGGCGAGTATGGTCTTTGGGGCCGACCATTGCGGCCACAGTGTTTGACGGAGGGTTGAGGTCATCACAAAAAGAGCAGGCAATTGCTTTATTTGACAAAAGCGTTGCTGACTATCGCCAGATCGTTCTGGCTGGATTTCAGGAAGTTGAGGACAATCTTTCTACGTTGCGCATCCTGAGTGAAGAAGCCAAGGTACAACTTGAAGCGAGACAGTCGGCGCAGGAATCCGTTACGCTCTTTAATAACCAGTACATAGCTGGAACAGTAAGCTACCTGAATGTCGTCACAGCACAGGCAACAGCGCTTGATGCGGACATACGCAGCCTCAATATCATTGGCCGAAGCTTGGTCGCCAATGCAGCCTTGCTCAAAGCACTTGGTGGGGACTGGCGGGAACGTTCAATTTAG
- a CDS encoding DUF2325 domain-containing protein: protein MNAIVIGADRLGNIPELLSDWNINITRHITGRHVAHQRKPHGLPRNTELLILFTDFLGHNVMHHFRNLALVQGIPFIACRRSTSCLAQSLECCFNQKTEESKCPNCPFRP from the coding sequence ATGAACGCAATAGTAATTGGTGCGGATCGATTGGGAAATATTCCTGAACTGCTGTCTGATTGGAATATAAACATTACCCGTCATATTACCGGACGACATGTGGCACACCAGCGCAAACCGCATGGACTGCCTAGGAATACAGAACTGTTGATATTATTTACAGATTTCCTGGGGCATAATGTGATGCACCATTTTCGTAACTTGGCGCTAGTCCAAGGTATACCGTTTATTGCTTGCCGTCGATCTACAAGCTGCCTGGCACAGTCACTGGAGTGTTGTTTTAACCAAAAAACTGAAGAATCAAAATGTCCGAACTGTCCATTTCGACCTTGA
- a CDS encoding PEP-CTERM sorting domain-containing protein → MKSKQILIAVSLMSAVMGSHSVLADIITVAYEGSANFGSGGVGYYFNGTVAPNPNSNTVPVGVGIGGDSFTSLDHSYDFSTSGQFNTWCVDIYHWLNGSNVQYTVGTAAELTNALSILRPDAATRVNQLGQLANQVYGTFDNKDGSAAFQLAVWAITYGTADVSGHYHISTIDTGFMVDSGTAGSSYGILANQWLQNLGAGGPGNYKLTYLNDGDVNKTQDMVVFTAVPPKLVTVPEPTTLALLGLGLAGLGFSRRKFVS, encoded by the coding sequence ATGAAATCTAAACAAATCTTAATAGCAGTTAGTTTAATGAGTGCTGTGATGGGGAGTCACTCGGTGCTAGCGGACATAATTACTGTCGCTTATGAAGGTTCAGCAAATTTTGGCAGCGGGGGCGTTGGCTATTATTTTAACGGTACAGTCGCTCCCAACCCTAACTCCAATACGGTTCCTGTTGGCGTTGGAATTGGCGGTGACAGCTTCACATCGTTAGATCATTCATATGATTTTTCCACCTCCGGTCAATTCAATACGTGGTGCGTTGACATTTACCATTGGTTGAACGGTAGCAATGTTCAATATACGGTTGGTACCGCAGCTGAACTTACCAATGCATTAAGTATTTTGCGTCCAGATGCCGCGACGAGAGTGAATCAACTAGGGCAATTGGCCAATCAAGTTTATGGCACTTTCGACAATAAAGATGGGTCAGCGGCCTTTCAATTGGCCGTATGGGCAATTACTTACGGGACAGCTGACGTATCAGGACACTACCACATCAGCACGATAGACACAGGCTTCATGGTGGATAGCGGCACAGCGGGTTCGTCCTACGGAATCCTGGCCAACCAGTGGCTACAGAACCTGGGTGCAGGAGGTCCAGGGAATTACAAACTTACATATTTGAATGACGGTGATGTTAACAAAACGCAAGATATGGTTGTTTTTACAGCTGTTCCTCCTAAACTGGTCACTGTTCCCGAACCTACTACCCTCGCTCTTCTCGGTCTTGGCCTAGCTGGACTTGGATTCAGTAGACGTAAGTTCGTAAGTTAA